A genomic stretch from Desulfotignum balticum DSM 7044 includes:
- a CDS encoding protein kinase domain-containing protein: protein MKKIGRYTITGLLGKGGMGKVFKVTYPVTGKVAALKLLDPSPLLAKLTAPKDLKEQFTREAVIMASIRHPHVVDILDFCQTDGQLYYLMDFFCTRLGTLMGEWGEAEQTRVIPIDKAIHYAAQTLKGLQCLHFFHIIHKDIKPANILITDEDTVKICDFGLSSRRGERQDRHAGIRVGSPFYAAPEQEKNPDQVDVTADIYSTGVMLYKMLTGQLPGKKGPAVSRLNPDLGDNWDRFLACAMHADPAKRFQSANAMARHLENLARAWEEKKEAICAMPAFFETNPDGGGTNWGKPGPVRSTPAKVPLKQAQDCFKLNRFMQPVHYPPDVLKRIGNHLVQDSSTGLTWQQSGAAFPVTWHQAKDFVDRLNAQAFCGYSDWRLPTIHELLTLARPAKKDRDHCISSLFDVEQKRLWSVDKSTFVSAWYMDLEMGFVERSDLTGFYHAKAVRSGI, encoded by the coding sequence ATGAAAAAAATCGGCCGATACACCATCACCGGGCTTCTGGGCAAAGGCGGGATGGGCAAGGTCTTTAAAGTCACCTATCCCGTGACCGGCAAGGTGGCGGCCTTGAAACTGCTGGATCCCTCCCCGCTGCTGGCAAAACTGACGGCCCCGAAGGATCTGAAAGAACAGTTCACCCGGGAAGCCGTGATCATGGCATCCATCCGCCATCCCCATGTGGTGGATATCCTGGATTTCTGCCAGACCGACGGCCAGCTCTACTATCTCATGGATTTTTTCTGCACCCGCCTGGGCACCCTGATGGGAGAGTGGGGCGAAGCGGAACAGACCCGGGTCATTCCCATTGACAAAGCGATCCATTATGCGGCCCAGACCCTTAAAGGGCTGCAATGTCTTCACTTTTTTCATATCATTCACAAAGACATCAAGCCGGCCAATATTTTGATCACAGATGAGGATACCGTTAAAATCTGTGATTTCGGATTGTCCTCACGCCGGGGCGAACGGCAGGACCGGCATGCCGGCATCCGTGTGGGTTCTCCGTTTTATGCGGCACCGGAGCAGGAAAAAAATCCGGATCAGGTGGATGTCACCGCAGATATCTATTCCACGGGCGTGATGCTGTATAAAATGCTGACCGGGCAGCTGCCGGGGAAAAAGGGGCCTGCCGTGTCTCGCCTGAACCCGGATCTGGGTGATAACTGGGATCGGTTTCTGGCCTGCGCCATGCATGCAGATCCCGCCAAACGGTTTCAGAGCGCAAACGCCATGGCCCGGCACCTGGAAAACCTGGCCCGGGCCTGGGAAGAAAAAAAAGAAGCCATCTGCGCCATGCCGGCATTTTTTGAAACCAATCCGGACGGCGGCGGTACAAATTGGGGGAAACCCGGTCCGGTCCGGTCCACACCAGCAAAGGTTCCCTTGAAACAGGCCCAAGACTGTTTCAAACTGAACCGGTTCATGCAGCCGGTTCACTATCCCCCAGACGTATTGAAGCGAATTGGAAACCATCTGGTACAGGATTCCAGCACCGGCCTGACCTGGCAGCAGTCCGGCGCGGCATTTCCCGTTACCTGGCACCAGGCAAAAGATTTTGTGGACCGGTTGAACGCTCAGGCATTCTGCGGATACTCAGACTGGCGTCTGCCCACGATCCATGAGCTGCTCACCCTGGCCAGGCCTGCGAAAAAAGATCGGGATCACTGTATTTCGTCCCTGTTTGACGTCGAACAAAAACGATTGTGGAGTGTGGATAAAAGTACGTTTGTGTCTGCCTGGTATATGGATCTGGAGATGGGATTTGTGGAAAGAAGCGATCTGACCGGTTTTTATCACGCCAAAGCGGTCCGGTCAGGCATTTGA
- the pstB gene encoding phosphate ABC transporter ATP-binding protein PstB yields the protein MEKNAAPKRSHRLVPKDNRNTVGENQVDNFKMRCEQVSVFYDNGATKAINSVSLDIGDNEVIAMIGPSGCGKSTFIRCLNRMNDTIEGCKVDGRIYLDGKNIYDKDVDVVPLRARVGMVFQKPNPFPKSIFDNVAYAPRIHGLVTNKSETEELVEKSLVRAGLWNEVKDRLNQPGTGLSGGQQQRLCIARTIAVNPEVILMDEPCSALDPIATAIIEELIEELRQEYSIAIVTHSMQQASRISQRTAYFHLGDLIEIGPTEQIFLNPLHQLTQDYITGRFG from the coding sequence ATGGAAAAAAACGCCGCTCCCAAGCGCTCCCACCGGCTGGTTCCCAAGGACAACCGGAACACGGTGGGAGAAAACCAGGTGGACAATTTTAAAATGCGGTGTGAACAGGTCAGTGTCTTTTATGACAACGGCGCTACCAAAGCCATCAATTCCGTGTCCCTGGACATCGGAGACAACGAGGTCATTGCCATGATCGGTCCGTCCGGATGCGGAAAATCCACGTTCATCCGGTGCCTCAACCGCATGAACGACACCATCGAAGGCTGTAAGGTGGACGGCCGCATCTATCTGGACGGCAAAAATATCTATGACAAAGATGTGGATGTGGTGCCTTTGCGAGCCCGGGTAGGCATGGTGTTTCAGAAACCCAATCCGTTTCCCAAATCCATTTTTGACAATGTGGCGTACGCCCCCCGGATTCACGGGCTGGTGACCAATAAAAGCGAGACCGAAGAACTGGTGGAAAAATCCCTGGTCCGGGCCGGCCTGTGGAACGAGGTCAAGGACCGCCTGAATCAGCCCGGCACGGGGCTTTCCGGCGGACAGCAGCAGCGGCTGTGCATTGCCAGAACCATTGCGGTGAACCCGGAAGTGATCCTCATGGATGAACCCTGCTCAGCCCTGGATCCCATTGCCACGGCCATTATTGAAGAACTTATCGAGGAACTCAGACAGGAATATTCCATTGCCATTGTCACCCATTCCATGCAGCAGGCCTCCCGGATTTCCCAGCGCACCGCCTATTTTCACCTGGGAGATCTCATTGAAATCGGCCCCACGGAACAGATTTTTCTCAATCCCCTGCACCAGCTGACCCAGGATTATATCACCGGCCGGTTCGGCTAA
- a CDS encoding sulfite exporter TauE/SafE family protein produces the protein MMVNRTRFYLATALMILFSFVAVAMAQTGAGLTTPDMPGKMKSAIEASLQDPEMAAKTMEVINPEEAPGFLGIPGAPDPSLILGLLWAIWVGWIFSTVGAFGGIMAGVGHITIFGLADYAKSFGKGNPVNNLLTDSIRVSNQWLVGLSGVISSFNYYRMGRLVAPLGICLAIGGVGGSWLIPELTAGKISLKDYIGFFGLIVFVLGFFLIYEMTPKGSAGKKQAKAAAQAFEKAAKEKSDTSDQGVKIIEGSWTFMWAAVGLVVLSALWINLIPVLKFVPYILCLAGWAMTFMIGNIRFTFYGQEFSFKAYVPMIGGIVIAALASFLGVGGGFLYVPFLTSVAGLPMFLVAGTSALCVLVGMIVSIFSYMVGKGVVIAWGFIGVELIGIFIGSMIGPRTSKYIPEKVLKWIFIILAFYVGIRYTSKGFLGYSLLPPF, from the coding sequence ATGATGGTAAACCGAACCAGGTTTTATCTGGCAACCGCGCTGATGATTTTGTTCTCGTTTGTGGCCGTGGCCATGGCCCAGACAGGTGCCGGCCTGACCACACCGGACATGCCGGGAAAAATGAAATCAGCCATTGAAGCCAGTCTCCAGGATCCGGAGATGGCTGCTAAAACCATGGAAGTGATCAATCCGGAAGAAGCGCCGGGATTTCTGGGCATTCCGGGTGCCCCGGACCCCAGCCTGATCCTGGGCCTGTTGTGGGCCATCTGGGTGGGCTGGATTTTTTCCACGGTCGGTGCTTTCGGCGGTATCATGGCCGGGGTGGGACATATCACGATTTTCGGTCTGGCCGACTATGCCAAATCCTTTGGCAAGGGCAACCCCGTGAACAACCTGCTCACCGACTCCATCCGGGTATCCAACCAGTGGCTGGTGGGTTTGAGCGGGGTGATTTCTTCGTTCAACTACTACCGCATGGGACGTCTGGTGGCGCCTTTGGGTATCTGTCTGGCCATCGGTGGTGTGGGCGGTTCCTGGCTGATACCGGAACTGACAGCCGGTAAAATTTCTCTGAAGGATTACATTGGATTTTTCGGACTGATTGTGTTTGTGCTTGGGTTTTTTCTGATTTATGAAATGACCCCCAAGGGATCTGCCGGAAAAAAACAGGCCAAGGCAGCGGCCCAGGCCTTTGAAAAAGCAGCCAAGGAAAAATCCGATACATCAGACCAGGGCGTCAAGATCATCGAAGGTTCCTGGACTTTCATGTGGGCGGCCGTGGGACTGGTGGTGCTGTCCGCCTTGTGGATCAACCTGATCCCGGTCCTTAAATTCGTTCCCTATATTCTGTGTCTGGCCGGCTGGGCCATGACCTTTATGATCGGCAATATCCGATTCACCTTTTACGGACAGGAATTTTCTTTCAAAGCCTATGTGCCCATGATCGGTGGTATCGTGATCGCGGCCCTGGCATCGTTTCTGGGTGTCGGCGGCGGATTTCTGTATGTGCCGTTTTTGACGTCTGTGGCCGGCCTGCCCATGTTTCTGGTGGCCGGGACCTCGGCTCTGTGCGTGCTGGTGGGCATGATCGTGTCCATCTTTTCGTACATGGTGGGTAAAGGCGTGGTCATTGCCTGGGGATTCATCGGGGTTGAGCTGATCGGTATTTTCATCGGCTCCATGATCGGTCCCCGGACCTCCAAATATATCCCGGAAAAAGTGCTGAAATGGATCTTCATCATTCTTGCCTTTTACGTGGGTATCCGGTATACCTCCAAAGGGTTTCTGGGCTACAGCCTGCTGCCGCCGTTCTAA
- a CDS encoding NAD(P)/FAD-dependent oxidoreductase: MVHSITFRLAPEHAKNRAAQVRAAAGILNCSVDKITGIRILRRSLDARGNSPKIVLTAEIYCGNPAPALYEPVVFRPVTGKKTAVIVGSGPAGLFAALELIRHNIRPIVLERGKDVTSRRFDLKTINRDGICHPDSNYCFGEGGAGTYSDGKLYTRATKRGNVREILALLVQHGAAPDILVDAHPHIGSNRLPKIIAAIRQTILSCGGEIHFNTRVTGLILSKGKIQGVSTLTREFLSPAVILATGHSARDIYYLLDDLGIRLAAKPYAMGVRVEHPQALINEIQYGRHAGNPHLPAASYALSGQFDGTGVYSFCMCPGGMLVPAATAPGELVLNGMSNSARNLAKANAGMVVTVEERLWQHHQERCHFAGLAFQQEIEHRAFAAGGSTLAAPAQRLTDFLADRVSSTLPHTSYIPGVVSYPVKNILGTVITRALKQGFSAFGKKMKGYVTDQALVLAVESRTSSPVRIPRDPGTRMHPDIHGLFPAGEGSGYSGGIISSALDGQVSAKAAAGTPGLF, translated from the coding sequence GTGGTTCATTCCATCACTTTCCGGCTGGCACCGGAACACGCCAAAAACCGGGCGGCCCAGGTCCGGGCCGCAGCCGGAATACTGAACTGTTCCGTTGATAAAATCACCGGTATCCGAATTTTAAGGCGTTCCCTGGATGCCCGGGGCAACTCCCCGAAGATAGTGCTGACAGCGGAGATCTATTGCGGCAACCCCGCCCCTGCATTGTATGAACCAGTGGTGTTCCGGCCAGTGACCGGCAAAAAAACCGCTGTGATCGTGGGATCCGGTCCGGCCGGACTGTTTGCAGCCCTGGAACTGATCCGCCACAACATCCGGCCCATTGTGCTGGAGCGGGGCAAAGATGTCACCTCCCGGCGGTTTGACCTGAAAACCATCAACCGGGACGGCATCTGCCACCCGGACTCCAACTACTGTTTCGGTGAAGGCGGGGCCGGCACTTACAGTGACGGCAAACTCTACACCCGGGCCACCAAGCGGGGCAATGTCCGGGAGATCCTGGCCCTGCTGGTGCAGCACGGAGCCGCCCCGGACATCCTGGTGGACGCCCACCCCCATATCGGTTCCAACCGGCTGCCCAAAATCATCGCCGCCATCCGGCAGACCATCTTATCGTGCGGCGGCGAAATCCATTTCAACACCCGGGTGACCGGGTTGATTCTATCAAAGGGAAAGATTCAAGGGGTCTCCACTCTGACCCGGGAATTTTTGTCACCGGCCGTGATCCTGGCCACAGGTCACTCAGCCCGGGATATCTATTATTTGCTGGACGACCTGGGAATCCGGCTGGCAGCCAAACCCTATGCCATGGGCGTCCGTGTGGAACACCCCCAGGCACTGATCAACGAAATACAGTACGGCCGTCATGCCGGCAACCCGCACCTGCCGGCCGCCAGCTATGCATTGTCAGGCCAGTTCGACGGGACCGGCGTGTATTCCTTCTGCATGTGCCCGGGCGGTATGCTGGTGCCCGCAGCCACCGCACCGGGCGAACTGGTGCTCAACGGCATGTCCAATTCCGCAAGAAACCTGGCGAAGGCCAATGCCGGTATGGTGGTCACCGTGGAGGAGAGACTGTGGCAGCACCATCAAGAACGGTGTCATTTTGCCGGTCTGGCTTTTCAGCAGGAGATCGAGCACAGGGCTTTTGCCGCCGGCGGCAGCACCCTGGCCGCCCCGGCCCAGCGGCTCACCGATTTTCTGGCGGACCGGGTCTCTTCCACCCTGCCGCATACCTCTTACATCCCCGGTGTCGTCAGTTATCCGGTCAAAAATATTCTGGGAACGGTGATCACCCGGGCATTGAAACAGGGCTTTTCCGCATTCGGCAAAAAGATGAAGGGATATGTCACAGACCAGGCCCTGGTGCTGGCCGTGGAAAGCCGGACCAGTTCTCCGGTGCGCATTCCCCGGGATCCCGGTACCCGGATGCATCCGGACATCCATGGCCTGTTTCCGGCCGGAGAAGGGTCCGGATACAGCGGCGGCATCATCTCGTCCGCCCTGGACGGGCAGGTCAGTGCCAAAGCGGCAGCCGGCACACCCGGCTTGTTTTGA
- a CDS encoding metallophosphoesterase family protein: MKLAILSDIHGNLEAFQAVLDAIAPLSIDTVISLGDNIGYGPDSEAVAALIRERKIASVLGNHEMAVKNNQNLAWFNPVAKRALAIAQSQLTDASVAWIKQLPRYLVTAGLRFVHGVPPDSAFLYLFQLPENKLIQKLARADESVCFVGHTHELGIISLDGIRLEKESPAPGTYLLDPAKKYIINAGSVGQPRDGTPGAKFVLFDTQTLELTVKSVSYPFENTQKKIIAAGIPNMYADRLAPGGHPSGSVDPLKNVDSSGDKGNGQ; encoded by the coding sequence ATGAAACTGGCCATTCTGTCTGACATTCACGGAAACCTGGAAGCGTTCCAGGCCGTGCTCGATGCCATCGCCCCCCTTTCGATCGATACGGTCATCTCTTTAGGGGACAATATCGGTTACGGCCCGGATTCCGAAGCCGTGGCAGCGCTGATCAGAGAACGGAAAATCGCTTCAGTACTGGGAAACCATGAAATGGCTGTCAAAAACAACCAGAACCTGGCCTGGTTCAACCCTGTGGCAAAACGCGCACTGGCCATCGCTCAATCCCAGCTCACAGATGCATCTGTGGCCTGGATAAAGCAGCTGCCCCGATATCTGGTCACCGCCGGACTTCGTTTCGTCCATGGGGTCCCGCCGGATTCTGCCTTTCTGTATCTGTTCCAGCTGCCTGAAAACAAGCTGATCCAAAAACTGGCCCGCGCAGACGAATCTGTCTGTTTTGTGGGACATACCCATGAACTGGGGATCATTTCTTTGGACGGCATCCGCCTTGAAAAAGAAAGTCCCGCCCCCGGAACATATCTGCTGGATCCTGCCAAAAAATATATCATCAATGCCGGCAGTGTGGGGCAGCCCAGAGACGGCACGCCCGGGGCCAAATTTGTCCTGTTTGACACCCAAACCCTTGAATTGACGGTCAAGTCTGTGTCATACCCCTTTGAAAACACCCAAAAGAAAATCATTGCCGCCGGTATTCCTAACATGTATGCCGACCGGCTGGCCCCGGGAGGTCATCCATCAGGAAGCGTTGATCCATTAAAAAACGTGGATTCATCAGGAGACAAAGGAAACGGACAATGA